One region of Manis pentadactyla isolate mManPen7 chromosome 9, mManPen7.hap1, whole genome shotgun sequence genomic DNA includes:
- the LOC118933082 gene encoding olfactory receptor 52H1-like, whose translation MMATLNLTSVNLGSFILVGIPGLEQFHVWLGIPFCAIYLAALAGNGILLYLITTDRSLHEPMFFFLSMLASADLILCTTCVPKALGIFWLKAQEITLPGCLIQLFFVHFSFFLDSAILLGMAFDRYMAICSPLRYTSVLTPRTIVKIMVGIVGRSFSVILPVVFLVKRLPFCRTHIVPHTYCEHIGLARLACADISINIWYGFAVPLMTVFSDLILIGVSYTLILHAVFHLPSRDARQKALSTCGSHVCVILIFYIPAMFSVLCHRFGHNISLTFHIMSANLYVAIPPALNPIIYGVKTKQIRDKVILLFFHKGVQ comes from the coding sequence ATGATGGCCACACTGAATTTGACAAGTGTCAATCTGGGCTCCTTCATTTTGGTGGGGATCCCAGGGCTGGAGCAGTTCCACGTGTGGCTTGGGATCCCTTTCTGCGCTATCTACCTCGCGGCCCTTGCAGGTAATGGCATCCTTCTCTACCTCATCACTACAGACCGCAGCCTCCATGAACCcatgtttttcttcctctcaatGCTGGCCTCTGCAGACCTCATTTTATGTACCACATGTGTCCCCAAAGCACTTGGCATATTCTGGTTGAAAGCTCAGGAAATCACACTTCCCGGCTGCCTCATTCAGTTGTTCTTTGTCCACTTCAGCTTTTTTCTGGACTCAGCTATCTTGCTGGGCATGGCATTTGATCGTTACATGGCCATTTGCTCCCCTTTGAGATACACAAGCGTCTTGACACCCAGGACAATTGTCAAGATCATGGTGGGCATTGTTGGTAGGAGCTTTAGTGTAATTTTGCCTGTTGTTTTCCTGGTGAAACGTTTGCCTTTCTGCAGGACGCATATCGTCCCTCACACATACTGTGAGCATATAGGGCTGGCCCGCCTTGCCTGTGCTGATATCTCCATCAATATTTGGTATGGCTTTGCTGTGCCTCTAATGACTGTTTTCTCAGACCTGATCCTCATTGGTGTTTCCTACACCCTCATCCTTCATGCTGTTTTCCACCTTCCCTCCAGAGATGCCCGCCAGAAAGCCCTCAGCACTTGTGGGTCCCATGTCTGCGTCATTCTCATATTCTACATACCAGCCATGTTCTCTGTCCTTTGTCATCGCTTTGGCCACAATATCTCTCTCACCTTTCACATCATGTCAGCCAACCTCTATGTGGCAATCCCTCCTGCACTCAATCCCATCATTTATGGTGTCAAAACAAAGCAGATCAGGGACAAGgtcattcttttattctttcataaAGGGGTACAGTGA
- the LOC118933019 gene encoding olfactory receptor 52B2-like has translation MTISTELTAQYPDNQGVSDSSAGKENTAYSSRAPPLPAPRCTPGPGPVPPDHATGPARRLRPPAAPHVPCWRRPPWMSFWQVMKVPYHNLGVANHNDSTFTYDTFILTGIPGLKELHGWISIPFCLIYLVVVSGNVILICVVAMEHTLHEPMYLFVSMLAFGDLILSTSTVPKALSIFWFDNMDISFGGCVTQLFFAHFAFVAESGILLAMAFDRYVAICYPLRYTTLLSLGVTGKIGSVVVLRSFATIFPIVFLVKRLSFCRSNIIAHTFCEHIGLAKLACADITINIWYGISVPLLSIMLDMITIVISYGLILQAVFRLPSHDARMKALSTCGSHICVILMFYLPGIFTVTAQRFGQNIPKHVHILLANLYVLVPPMMNPIIYGVKSKQIREHVALVFSSKRKCC, from the exons ATGAC CATCTCTACGGAGCTCACTGCTCAGTACCCGGACAATCAAGGTGTAAGTGACAGTTCAGCAGGAAAAGAG aatacagCATATTCCAGCCGCGcacctcccctccccgccccccggTGCACCCCCGGCCCTGGCCCCGTGCCCCCGGATCACGCCACCGGCCCTGCCCGCCGCCTGCGCCCGCCCGCAGCCCCGCACGTGCCCTGCTGGCGCCGGCCTCCCTGGATGTCATTTTG GCAAGTGATGAAAGTTCCATACCATAATTTAGGCGTGGCAAATCACAACGATTCCACTTTCACATATGATACGTTTATCCTCACTGGCATCCCTGGCCTGAAAGAGCTACACGGGTGGATCTCCATCCCCTTCTGCCTGATATACCTGGTGGTGGTGTCAGGAAATGTTATCCTGATCTGTGTGGTGGCAATGGAGCACACTCTTCATGAGCCCATGTACCTCTTCGTCTCCATGCTGGCTTTTGGGGATCTGATTCTATCCACATCCACAGTCCCCAAAGCCCTGAGCATCTTCTGGTTTGATAACATGGACATCTCCTTTGGTGGTTGTGTAACCCAGCTCTTCTTTGCGCATTTTGCCTTTGTGGCAGAGTCAGGCATCCTCTTGGCCATGGCTtttgaccgctatgtggccatctgctacCCACTGAGATACACCACCCTTCTTAGCCTTGGCGTCACTGGCAAAATAGGGAGTGTTGTAGTGCTCAGGAGTTTTGCAACTATTTTCCCCATTGTCTTCCTTGTGAAGCGTCTGTCCTTCTGCCGGTCAAACATCATTGCCCACACATTCTGTGAACACATAGGGCTGGCAAAGCTGGCTTGTGCTGATATCACCATCAATATATGGTATGGAATCTCTGTGCCATTACTCAGTATTATGCTAGATATGATTACAATAGTCATCTCTTATGGGCTCATTCTCCAGGCAGTCTTCAGGCTGCCATCCCATGATGCTCGGATGAAAGCTCTCAGCACCTGCGGTTCCCACATTTGTGTCATCCTCATGTTCTACCTCCCAGGGATTTTCACTGTCACTGCTCAGCGCTTTGGCCAAAATATCCCCAAGCATGTCCATATCCTGTTGGCCAACCTCTATGTCCTTGTTCCCCCCATGATGAACCCAATCATCTATGGAGTAAAGAGCAAACAGATCCGTGAACATGTGGCCCTTGTGTTTTCTTCAAAAAGGAAGTGTTGCTGA